The DNA region AACCGGGGCGAAAGGCGGCGGATCATGACGAAGGCGGGCGCGGACACCCCCCGGGAGCGCTACCGGGCGCAGGTGCGCGCGGAGATCACCGGGCACGCCTGGGAGCAGATCGCCACGGCGGGGGCCTCCGCGCTCTCGCTCAACGCGATCGCCAAGCAGATGGGCATGAGCGGACCGGCGCTCTACCGCTACTTCACCAGCCGGGACGACCTGATCACCGAACTCGTCCGCGAGGCCTACCGGAGCCTCGCCGACACCCTCCGCACGGCCGCCGCGACCGGGGCCGACCTGGCCGGACTGGCCCACGCCCTGCGCGGCTGGGCCCTGGCCGACCCCCAGCGGTACCTCCTGATCTACGGCACGCCCGTCCCCGGCTACCGGGCGCCCGAGGACGTCACGGCCGTCTCGGACGAGATCATGACGACCCTGCTCGACGCGTGCGCGGCGCTCGTCCCGGACGGTCCGGCGACGCCGTTCGGCAGCTACCTGGCGGAGCACCGGGACTGGGCGGGCGGCCACCCCGCCGCGCCCGGGGCGCTGCACCGGTTCCTGACCCTCTGGACCCGTCTGCACGGTGTGCTGTCGCTGGAGCTCGCCGGGCACTTCGCCGGGATGGGCTTCGACCCCGCCGTGCTCTTCGCGGCCGAACTGGACGTGCTCGCGCACCGGCCCTGAGCCCGCGCCCCGCCCGGCGGTCCGGCGTCACCCGGCCCGGTGCCCCCCGCCCGGTGCGCCGCCCGGTGCACGGCCCGGCGTCACTCGGTGCGGCGCAGCGGCTCGGGGGCGGGCTCGGCCGGGGAGACGGCGGTGACCGGAGCGGCCGGAGCGGCCGTGGCAACCGGGGTGACCGTGGCGGCCGGGGCGGGCCATTCGGCGATGAAGGCGCGGGCCTGGTCGGCGGTGAGCGGGTGGGCGAAGAGGTAGCCCTGGCCGAGCGGGCAGCCCATGGCGGCGAGCAGGTCGCGCTGCTCGGGGTGCTCGATGCCCTCGGCGATGACCTGGACGTCCAGGGTGTCGGCGATCCGGGTGATGCCCTCGACCAGCGCGTACTGCTGCGGGGAGCCGCCGAGGCCGTCGATGAAGGACTTGTCGATCTTGAGGATGGAGATCGGGAACTCCCGCAGGTACGACAGCGAGGAGTACCCGGTGCCGAAGTCGTCGATGGCGATGCCGACGCCCAGCTCGGCCAGCGTCCGCATGTCGGTGTGGACGCGCCCGTCCCGGCGCATCAGCACGGACTCGGTGAGCTCCAGCACCAGCGACTCGGCGGGGATCCCGGAGGTCCGGACGGCGCCGCGCACCACGTCGACGAAGCCCGCGTCGCGGAACTGCCGGGCGGAGACGTTGACGTTGACCCGCAGCGGGGGGCGGCCGCCGGCGGCGCGGTCGGCGGAGCTCTGCCGGTGCCAGGCGGCGGCCTCCTGGGCGGCGCGCTCCAGCACCCAGGCACCGAGCGGCACGATCTGGCCGCTCTCCTCGGCGAGGGCGATGAACTCGTCGGGCAGCACCATGCCGCGCCGGTCGTGCGGCCACCGGACGAGCGCCTCGAAGGCCACCAGGTCACCCGTGGCCAGGTCGACGATCGGCTGGTAGTACAGCCGGAACGCGGACTCGGCGATCGCGGTGTCCAGGTTCTCGTTCAGCTCGTGCCGCTCCACCATCCCGGCCTGCAGCGCGGGCTGGTACGGGCACCACTGCCGCTTGCCGGCCGCCTTCGCCGAGTACAGCGCCAGGTCGGCGTGGCTGAGCAGCTCGGTGGTGTCCACGCTGTCCTCCGTGGTCGCCACCCCGATGCTGGCGGTCACCCGCACCGCGCCCGCGCTCAGCTTGAACGGTTCTCCGAAGGCGGCCAGCACCGTGTCCGCGATCCGGCCCACGTCGGCCGGCCGCACCGCGTCCTCGACCAGCACCGCGAACTCGTCGCCGCCCAGCCGGGCCGCCGTGTCGGAGGTGCGCAGCGCGGTGGAGACCCGCAGCGACACGGCGACCAGCAGTTCGTCGCCGACCGCGTGCCCCTGGGTGTCGTTGACCATCTTGAAGTCGTCCAGGTCGATGAAGAGCACGCCGGTGACGGCGCCGCTGCGCTCGCCCCGGGAGAGCGCGTGGCCGACCCGGTCCAGGAAGAGGACGCGGTTGGCCAGGCCGGTGAGCGAGTCGTGGAAGGCGCGGTGGGTGAGCTCGCGCTCCATCTGCCGCTGGTCGGTCACGTCGCGCAGGGTGAGCACCAGGCCGCCGACGGTCGGGTCGTCGCGCAGGTCGTTGCAGCGGACCTCGGCCTCGATCAGGGAGCGGTCGGAGCGCAGCAGCCGCCAGTGCTCGCGCTGCGTGTCGCCGCCGGAGCGGCTGCCGGCGCCGTCCGGGCCGCGCATCCGGGCGAGCGCGCCGCCGACGGCCCGGCTGTCCTCGGGCGGGACGAGGTCGGTGATCAGGGTGCCGTTGAGGTCCGGGTAGCCGAGGACGCGTTCGGCGGAGGAGGACGAGGCGTAGCGGACGGAGTCGTCGGAGTTGAGGATCAGGATGACGTCGCTGGCGCTCTGCACCAGGGTCCGGAAGTAGGCCTCGCTGTTGCGGCGGTTGATCTCCTGGCTCAGCGTGACGCGTTCGACGGCCAGGGCGGCCTGGGCGGCCAGGATCTCCAGCGAGCCCCAGAGGCTGGTCAGCTCCTGTTCCGTGCCGGTGACGATGAGCGCGCCGATCAGCGGGTCCCCGGAGGGGCGTTCGGCGAGCGTGAGCGGGCAGAGCAGGGCGCTGGGCATGCCGTCGAACCGGGCGGCGAGGTCGGTGCCGACGGCCTCGACGGGCAGCAGCCTGGTCTCCCGGTAGGCGGCCAGGGCGAGCACCTCGTCGGAGTCGCCGCCGTCGATCGGGTGGTGGCCGGCGCCGCGCTGGGCGTGCCGGACGTGCAGCACGCCGCCCTCGGTGACGGCGAGCAGGGCGACGTGGCCGTCCTCGGTCGGCATCAGCGTGGCGGCGGCGGCCTGCACGGCGTCGGCGACCTCCTCGACGGTGACCGCCGCGGTGAGCGAGGAGCCGGCCACGCGCAGCGCGCGTTCGCGCGCGACGGCCTGCCGGCGGGCCCGGACCACCACCGCCAGCCGGGCCAGCACGAGCAGGTAGATGACCGCGGAGAAGGCGCCGATCACACCGGCGTTGCTGGTGTTCCCGCTCAGCGACTCGATGATCAGGATGGTCGGCGCGATCAGCGAGGCGAGGGTGAGCAGGGCGAGCCGCCCGGGGCTGAGGTCGGGCTGCTGGCTGGGGATGGGCCTGGTCAGTTCGACCATCGACGGGTGCAGCGCCGCCGCGCCCCAGGCGGTGTAGAAGGCGGCCCAGCCGAGGTCCACGGGAGTGCCGATGTGCCAGTCGCCGTGCAGCAGGATCAGGCCGTAGGCGACGTCGGAGACCAGCAGGCCGACCGTGCCGACGGCGAGCAGCTGGAGCGAGCGGCTGAACCCGCCGCGCGGCACCAGCAGCCGCAGCAGCAGGGCGAGGACGACCACGTCGCCGAGCGGGTAGGCGATGGCGACGGCCTTCTGGAACCAGCTGAGGTCCGGGTTCCGG from Kitasatospora sp. NBC_00458 includes:
- a CDS encoding TetR/AcrR family transcriptional regulator — translated: MTKAGADTPRERYRAQVRAEITGHAWEQIATAGASALSLNAIAKQMGMSGPALYRYFTSRDDLITELVREAYRSLADTLRTAAATGADLAGLAHALRGWALADPQRYLLIYGTPVPGYRAPEDVTAVSDEIMTTLLDACAALVPDGPATPFGSYLAEHRDWAGGHPAAPGALHRFLTLWTRLHGVLSLELAGHFAGMGFDPAVLFAAELDVLAHRP
- a CDS encoding putative bifunctional diguanylate cyclase/phosphodiesterase; this encodes MTRRRQRLMACYLVWMVVFTAVYYTNPSQRIIWWTGIGLGGVAAIVVGVRLNRPSHALFWYLLALANLSFTAGEVVQVIQMQFLHLGSPFPSVADGFYLAEYLLYAAGVLGFIRWRTAHQDRASLLDALILTMGLALLAWIYLILPYTRNPDLSWFQKAVAIAYPLGDVVVLALLLRLLVPRGGFSRSLQLLAVGTVGLLVSDVAYGLILLHGDWHIGTPVDLGWAAFYTAWGAAALHPSMVELTRPIPSQQPDLSPGRLALLTLASLIAPTILIIESLSGNTSNAGVIGAFSAVIYLLVLARLAVVVRARRQAVARERALRVAGSSLTAAVTVEEVADAVQAAAATLMPTEDGHVALLAVTEGGVLHVRHAQRGAGHHPIDGGDSDEVLALAAYRETRLLPVEAVGTDLAARFDGMPSALLCPLTLAERPSGDPLIGALIVTGTEQELTSLWGSLEILAAQAALAVERVTLSQEINRRNSEAYFRTLVQSASDVILILNSDDSVRYASSSSAERVLGYPDLNGTLITDLVPPEDSRAVGGALARMRGPDGAGSRSGGDTQREHWRLLRSDRSLIEAEVRCNDLRDDPTVGGLVLTLRDVTDQRQMERELTHRAFHDSLTGLANRVLFLDRVGHALSRGERSGAVTGVLFIDLDDFKMVNDTQGHAVGDELLVAVSLRVSTALRTSDTAARLGGDEFAVLVEDAVRPADVGRIADTVLAAFGEPFKLSAGAVRVTASIGVATTEDSVDTTELLSHADLALYSAKAAGKRQWCPYQPALQAGMVERHELNENLDTAIAESAFRLYYQPIVDLATGDLVAFEALVRWPHDRRGMVLPDEFIALAEESGQIVPLGAWVLERAAQEAAAWHRQSSADRAAGGRPPLRVNVNVSARQFRDAGFVDVVRGAVRTSGIPAESLVLELTESVLMRRDGRVHTDMRTLAELGVGIAIDDFGTGYSSLSYLREFPISILKIDKSFIDGLGGSPQQYALVEGITRIADTLDVQVIAEGIEHPEQRDLLAAMGCPLGQGYLFAHPLTADQARAFIAEWPAPAATVTPVATAAPAAPVTAVSPAEPAPEPLRRTE